A segment of the Daphnia pulex isolate KAP4 chromosome 10, ASM2113471v1 genome:
ggGAAGCGCAGAGGGTAAACGTTTTATGCGCATATGTACACGGCGTATTATATACGCGCTGATTGCAAAGTATCGGGCGCAATCTCTCCTTCTTCGACATGCTGGTTAACATGTCCGCGAGGATTATTATCTAagtcttttttgttgttgaattatttatttcctccCCCCGCGCGacccaccagcagcaacaccaaAGTTTCCAGCGCGCATAACGCCATAAActccacatttttatttgaacacCATCTGCGtcgaaaaggagaagaaactcTCTCTAGCGCAGCGCTCTCGACTCTCTCGTGGTAATAATTTCAAGTTCtgatgaataaaaatacacacagGAAATATCATGACATTCCCCGGGTGGCAGTGCAATGTGTCTACAAGTATATTAGATAGACTCTATCGCTGTCGAAAgtgtcgtctctctctctctctctataataaataaaccagAATTCCTATTTCGAGATATATACGCGCAGCTCGGAAAAGGATATACAAATGCCCCGGCGACAAGCGAAACAGATtgcgtcgtcttttttttccatcgaatTTTTTTGCGTAATGAAGACGAgaagtttattttgttttgtctcgAAACGGCCATCGCTGATGGGGACCCAGTCAAACGAGAAATTGTGACAGGGCACCACATTTTATGTATATATCCATACAACAACTACAGCTAAACGCACCATGAAggttatacacacacacacacacacactcggcATTTTGGGTTTACCTCATGGGGAGGGTTCGctgatggagagagaaagagaggagggATTTCACCAAgggaaataacacacacacacacagagcagtCTAAAGGAGAGAGAATAGGTGGAATATATAAAGGCGAGTTGTGATGTCGGacgatggcagcagcagcagcagcagtcagccagccagctggtgtgtgtgtagctATAGGTAGTGTTGGTGTAGAAGGTGTCGGTCTAGTGTCGGTGGGTTAGCTCCCGAACACACACAGTTCTTAAGAGGACGTTAGCCGCACCGCACCATCAactttgctctctctctcactcggcTCCTCTTTTTtagaacatttttcatttcttggtgtgattttgtgaaatttttttgcttgttgGGGGTCAATTTCAGTGCGTGAATTTTGGAGTGTACCCcgccaattttttgaaattttgaaaaaaattgtgtggagggaaatttgaaaaaaacaaaccggaaaaaggaaaattcgcCGCCCGGAATTAGTCAGAAAAAACAGGAGCACTTGAATCTTTTTGGGGGGTTGGTTGTGATATGGTTTTGCGTGGGGGCGGATCATGTCTCCGCAGCTCGGGCCGACCACTCTCCTCTCACTTGCCCGGCACTGGCACGTCCTCTTGCTCATCTCTCTCATCACGCCGATCGGACCTTTTTCCagcaggtaaaaaataaatttctctccccttcaacttttttcctgTTGGACGTATGTACATATTTTATCCAAACATGTCGCCTCCGTTTATTTATTACGAGTGAACCCTTAGGGAGAATGAACAAAAAAGCTAATACCTCTCTACAACTAATActactaaaaacaaaacaacatccaacacacacactcaccaTTTTTCGCCATTAAACCCTGCCCCACAGCAGCGAGCGCTGAGCATAAATCATTGTAATCTTTTCGCTGTTCTCGCTAAAAAGTCGACTCGTTTTTCGCCCCGGCTttatagtagtagtatatagtatagaTTCGGataagaatagaaagaaataaaacacacacacaaacgcacAATCTCATTAACATACGCTAATGGTCGAGCTGCTGCTATAGCCCAGCAGTCCTCGGTAGTCGTCGTCGGTGGTTGTTCCACTTtgtcgttccttttttttttgttttgtcttttgttttgtttcgggaatatttgaaaggaaacaaaactgGGAAACAAGAAGTATacagtagaagaagaagaaaatgaaagagaaaaggtttaTGGGACGGAGAAGAAGGCCCCCTGCTGGCCCTGGCCCTGGTTTATCAGTGATCAATGTCGTCCAAAAcggtggagagagagacgaacgCTTTCGCTCGATGATGGCGcgtgctggctggctgctaaCTGGCTGCTGCCGCTATGTGTGTACAAATGCTATACGTGACTGTTGAGGACCCGGGTCGGCCGGCCGGCCCGCCGTGTGTTCCATCTCCTTCTTTGGATGATGTAAGAGAGGAACGGATGGTTCGTTTGAGTGCTTTTCCCAATTCGATCGGACAGCCCTCAGGATGGATTCAATTAGATATATCAAATCGACAGTTGTCGACGGGCAACTGCtgttcgctgctgctgctgctgctgccgagagTTGGACTGGAGTTGGAGCCCCCCAATAACACAGTAGGACGGGCCGGCTCTcttcactttttcttcatgACAAGGCGGACAACACCTGCccagcagccaaaaaaaaaagaaaaaaagtcgcaGACACACAAAGGGCAACTACTAAAATCAGGCGCAGTTATTATACGGTCGTGCAATAAATAACCGAATCGTCACCGGTCGAAACACCCTCAATAGCTGTGTGCCCAGTGTTTCTTAGTGGGAGGTCGACCCTAttgggagaaacaaaaaaagaaaaaaagaaaaatgggggggCCGCACCAAAACACGAGAGGAATATAACCGTAAGAGGTCCCATTAAGAGCCCAAGAGCTCCTCTCCGAAGAGAGCGCAGTAGTTGTCAAGTTCGACTAATGAGCCGATCGATTTCCTCTTCGgtcttttctctttaactatttcttctttttttaaaattttattttctggtggGGGGgtggaaggaaagaagaaatataacGCCACCTGGATGTATAATATAACTGATGACAGAATAGGCCGCCGAAAAGGAACCGCTTCatcacttatttttttttgttggttggtctttttttttttcaacatagAAAATGGCCTTTTCGATAGttcttttttaagatttttgttttattattattattttcaccgTGACCaatgagaagagaaagaacatCACGCGAACATAAAGAAACCAAATTATATACCCAGTCGGAGCGCGGGGTTTTGTGTCTGTATGTGCATGTGAACATCACAAACAGAGCCCGCGATATACGTACTAAACCGTGCTGTGTACACCTGATCAGGTaaagcaccaccaccaccaccaccacaccaaTTTTCGACCACATCAAAgcgtatacattttttttttttttttcttttcgggtgTTATATTTTCTCCTCGACGTGAGAACTGCTGTTATCTTCTTCGAGTTGAAGAAGGGGGGGTTCAACTCTCCCAAACAgtcggagaaaagaaaaaccccccTCCTGCTGTGAGACATAATATAGCTTGGCTGGCTGAcctcttctcttatttttttatccttttcttttcttttttttaagtttttttctttttttttaccaatggGGGGAGCACGCCCAACTCATCAGTCGGTGCGCGAGcaataagacatttttttcttcttgttatttttaccttGTTCGTGCGggtttatttcgttttttcccttgtttctttcgaaaaaaagaaaagaaataacactAAAGTCTTTTCGGGTTATTCCTCTACAAGGAGAGAAATACAAGCGGTcgaaaaacttgaaagaagctaagaaaaaaaggccttttttctgttttgtttttattttttgagtttcCTGAAAAAATGATTAGAATTGCCTAGGGGCTAAGTCATTTCACACCTGATTAGAATGCAACCCTCTCGTTCGACACCCACTTCcagattttttgttgttttctttcaaaaaaataaaataaaagagaaaactccAATCAGCATCCTgtcaatgttttgtttttttctctctttcctcttttatctgcttttttgttttgttgttggttaaATTATCGatcgagaaacaaaacaaaacaaaaaattcttttctatatCTCCTTTATATCTTAACCCCATTTGAAATCTTCTCCTCGCGATTGAACTGTCCAATAAATTCAAACTGCGCGCGGGGAGGGATAAAAGCCCGGGTGATTTgaacgcgcgcgcgcgcgcttgGCATTCcacgaaattcttttctctcttctctctagtTCTGTCTCACTCTAGGCAAATGCAATTAAAACAAACGTGACTTTGGTTCTAATAAAATGACGTTTAGAGCaacaagttgtgtgtgtgtgacaggAAATCCCGTTgaggttgaaagaaaaaagaaaactaaatttttttgttttacatttctgaaaacttttttttcgtgtgtgatGGGTGTCacctgggaaaaaaaaagccctgCGACAAAAGAAGTGTCGGCCCTGGTCACGTACCTACGAGGTACCGGGagtcataaaaagaaaatacgtTTAAAGCTTTCACGTGACCGTATCTCTGAACCCAAAGCTGCTGGGCTGAtgacattcttcttcttcttcttcttatttcatcGTTCCATTTGACTTTTTGGTTAATTcgtcgtttgtttttcttttttttttgccttctcTCCCAGGTCGGTGATGGCTTTGAGCGCTGACCTGATATGCGGCAAGATACCGGGATTGACGTACAAGCAGCGGCTGCTCTGCGCCGCCAAGCCCGACGCCATGGTGGCCATCAGCAACGGAGCCAAACTGGGACTAGCCGAGTGTCAGGAGCAATTCAAGTACCACCGATGGAATTGCACGGCCATCGGCAGCCGAAACGGATTCGGTCACGTCGTCGTTGTcggtaaaataagaaaaactaacAGAAAAAcgtttttaaccaaatttcTTCTCATTTCGTCGACTCAGACTTCCCCTTTAAATTTCTCATTTGGTGTAAAAACAAACCGCCGAACGCGGTGcccagcagagagaaaagacaaaacgaCAAAACATTTCTAACCGAAAAATCCCGGGCGttcaattataatttaaaGACGGGCGGGCGGGCGGTAGAAGGACATAGTAGTCTGCGGCTTCTTTTTGGGGTTATGTTAAGTAAATGAGGACAATCTaaaggagggaagaagaaatcgaaacGTCTGGGCAGCCTCCTACTATAGCTGTGGTCACCGCTGAAATgtaattcaaatgttttgtgtcTCTCCCGGTGTATTACGCTCGAGTGACAAACACGGTAAGTATAAACCGCAGCTCGGCTCGGGTTCATACAGTcgagagaaatagaaagaaaaaataaatacaagttTGGTCATGGCAACTGAGAGCTCGGTACTATTATATAGCGTATGTCTACACCGCGCCCAATCTAACTGGGCGGGTGGCCCGTcgtgaaaaaacattttcgtcgctgaaaaagaaacggtcGCCGAGAATTTTCTAccggatgaaaaagaatttgaataaaccAACCGAAAATGTTTGCGCAATTTAAAAATGCCTATCAACAAACAGACGAAATTGCAATGAATTATATCGTCTCCCATATTTGTCAAGCCCAAAaggggaattttgttttatttcggcatagaaaataaaaattttctcttctattcaAATATCTAACATAACATAATAACATACCCGGCGAAGAAAGTCTGGCTAGTCCCGGTGCCCGTCCTCGATTGAAACGACGCTGGGCGACGCTCAGCGGGGAGACGCAGAGGAACATACATATCTATAAGTTGCGAATTCGCCTTTTGAATCAGATAGGGTCGTCCAATGAAATACCCAAGAGTAAATAATCTAGACGCAGCACACAATACCGCCGCTTTCGCCTTTTTTGGGCCGTCTtctaagaagaaataaaatatctctctctcagctCTTACTCTGTGTGCTGTGCAGTATCTaaattgtataaaataaaagccacAACTTTATATTTTCCTTTGCGCCAGCCAATGGCAATTTTccaatgtaaaaaaacaaaaaatcgtttGGTGGATTCTCCTTTTTGATCTGATTATCATTACCAACACCGTCGTggatcctttttgtttctttttcttacaggAAGCCGAGAAGCGGCTTATCTGTATGCAGTGTGGAGCTCCGGCCTGACGTACGCTATCGCCCAGGCGTGCAGCCAAGGAGCTATCAGCTCTTGCGGTTGCGATCCGACCAAACGGGGCGGCAAGGACCTGGTCAGATCCATGCGCAGGTCCCATCGGGCGCGCAACGCCGCCAACGGAGCTAATACCAACGCAGGTAATGGAGGAGGTCCTGTGGCTGCCGGCGGAAACGGATGGAAATGGGGCGGCTGTTCGGCCGACGTCCGATCGGGAGCCTCGCTGGCCAAACGATTCGCCGACTCGAGAGAAACCGAAGGAGACGATAGGAGCTTGATGAATCTGCACAATAATAAAGCCGGTAGAAAAGTGAGTCTTAAAATATCTTATCACTTCTTTATTCAGACTGTTTCCTGGAAATGATTATAATATAtaccttcttttcttttttgttcctttatCATTTGTGTGTATCTAGATTGTCAAATCGATGTTGAAGAAGGAATGCAAATGCCACGGAGTCAGCGGCAGTTGCTCACTCAAAACCTGTTGGGAGAAATTGCCGGCCTTCAGGGACATTGGCGATGCCCTGATGAAGCAGTAAATCATCGTTTTTGAATAGTTTTGTTAAACACATTATGATATGCCCATCAGCGCTGACTCGTTTTGATGTTGAATGTGTGGTGACAGGTACCGTGAAGCCAAGGCCGTCGTCGCCAAAGAGAGTCGCAGCGGCAACGACAGCAAGCCACGCAAACTGTTGACGCTGCAGTTGCGTAGGAAGCCGCACAACAAGCCCCGTCTCTCGGAGCTGGTGTTTCTCAACTCTTCGCCAAACTACTGCGAGGCGAACCCGTCGACGGGGTCGCTGGGTGTCGTCGGCAGGAGGTGTAATCGAACCTCAACAGGTAACTGGCAAATCAACATCAATAAAAGGAGATTTAGGAGTTGCTGTACATGGTCTGGAGAACAAGTAGTGGTGGCTTACAAACCTTGTTCTCTCTATTCTGTAATAGGTGCTGATGGCTGCAACCTGCTCTGCTGTGGACGGGGGTACAACACCCACCAGTTCAACCACGTCTCCCATCAGTGCAACTGCAAATTCCACTGGTGCTGCGAAGTCAAGTGCCAGACTTGCACCATCAAGAGCGAAGAGTACAcctgcaaataaaaatgagagaatTGTTCACTCGTAGACTGTACAATCTAGGACTGATAAATTTATGATAATGTGTTCGATGGGCTTGGAACGTTGAAATCTGATATGATGGATGTAGGCCTACAGTAATGATCAAGAGATTGATTCAGagtcgttttttaaatatgtatcCGAAATGTAATAACTCATCTGCACTGACCTCGTTGGAAGAAATTAATTGCCCCCAATGTTGTTATATtttaagatttcaaaaaattgcttcATCATCGTATTTTGGACGTGCCATTTCGGAATGTGCCGATCAACTTGACGTATTGAGGTTCAAGAATATTGAGAATCATTTCCCATTGTTTTCACTGGTCATCCAAATCTCGCtgctttctattttttaatttgagattttcctttttttttttcccttgaaacataataaaacaataacaaaccaTTTTTGAATCTTGCAGCAGACGAAATTCTGTCCGAAACGAAAAGAGAGGGAGTTTCGAacgattttttgaattttgttatttccttgataaataataaaaataaaaagattaaaaaaacaaaacattcaagaccaaactgtttttaattattatatgGGTTAATACTGagtgtatttctttttctttttgttcttatatGCGGGGAGGTGTacaatttgtgttttcttttttttttgttctgatGGACGAGGAATTTCGAAGTGATCATGACGTcacttcgtttttttttgtaatgtaATAAgttttaacttcttcttctttttttgtgttttattctttttttttcttttcttgcatGTTGCTTTTCTCCCCATTCGTCTGTTTGTAATTTCTGGAGACaacgaacaaaaataattgaacaaaaaCCCCCAATtgataaaataatatcaaaatgTCAAATAATGTCAAAGGGCgtggtgaaagaaaaaaaacacagagaATCGCATGTTTTCGTCGTTTGGCTTGTTGAAAGAGGaaacataataattaatttaaaaaagagagcggaacgaatacaaaaaaaaatcctaaaaaataatcgattcaatcaatcaaattttggcgctctcacacacacacacacacacacgcacagatACACACCGGCAGCGTATACACAATTACAAAAAGGCGAGTATTGGCGcgaacgggagaaaaaaatgatcgaattcatgattttaaaaataaaacacggcgatgaaaaaattgtttagcCCCTCAAAATTAGAAACCGACAataatcgaagaaaaaaaaacacacgaaaaatttccacaaattaaaaaaaagaatcgatatTTTTCtgtcccccccccttctcaaAAATATTAAAGCGACActcacacacgaaaaaaaaaagaaattgaaaaaatcacgTGATATTTATAATACACATCGAATATAaatggcgaaacaaaaaaattagaaacagtgatgacaaataataattattcaaaactGAAATGGTGGATTATGTAGCCAggtagaaaattcaaaacgaaattGGTAATTATCGAGtgagagaaaagaaccaaaaaaagttgatataATAAAATGgtatttgttttgtgtttcaatttttctttttttcttttaagagtTATTTTAGAGAATTGGGAAGGATTTTTATAGCTGGTTGTGTTTGTCGTCGTTATTCATTTGTCTGTTGCCCCACGCCAATAACTGTCGTTTTCAATTACTTGCAGGTGTGAATGTCGACCGTTTTGATGCAAGTCTTGCACTCGACGTGACAGCACCAGTGGAATTTGCACTTGCAACGCTCTTTGACCGTCGTCTTGAGCGTGTTGTAACCTCGTCCGCAGCACATGAGATTGCAGCCGTCCATCCCGGCAGACGTCCGGTTGCACGGCCTGCCGTAAGtacctggaaaaaaattcaaaatgatttcaaaatttaattttaaaactattaAATTATTCTGAATGAATACCGAAAGATCCGATTGTTTTGTTGCGGAGGCAGTAATCCGGCGACTCGTCCAGGTAAACCAAATCGTTAGCTGTCGGCAAATTGTACTGGGCATTTTTCACTTGGAGGCGGCCTCGTTTGTTCACTCTCACTTCGGTGGCTCCGTCGTACTTGTCTTTCATGAAATCACctgcaatcaaaaaagaaatttgttgccattattattatcattattattattatggccGAACTTAAACGTGATGTGAAATTGGGtaataaatttaacaaatgatgattattattttcgaatttcatttcgaaaaataataaaataaaataaatgaacaaaatgACATTATGAATTTGCTTTCTCAATCGTTAGATGGCGTGCGACGAGGCCGTTACAAAAATCCCGCGTCCGTCGGGTCTCTCCCCGCGTCAAATGTTCGACGGACACGCGATGCGAGCGGCACTCGAAAGGACGaccgacgaaaaaaaaaatagaaaataagaagaaatctcATGGAACAACTGCAATTGACGTTTCCCTCTCTCGTATCCATTAATCTCGAGATGACGCAAAGACATGGAAAGTTGCCCGccaccaaaaaagaataaaaatgagaagcTCCACGTCGTGTTGTGTATAATTACCGATTTCTCTGAACGACGCCAGTTGCTGCCAGCACGTTACCAACGAGCCTATacgtcgaaaagaaaaagaaaaaatgaataacattttaaaacaagttttttcttttctttttggccatttattttttaaaatgagcCGGTGAACTGCTACAAAGGAGTCAAAGGAAAGTACATAAAAGAGCGCAAGGAtgtaacgaaagaaaaagaaagaaaaaagctaatCATAATTCGTCTTACATGAGCCGGAGACTCCATGGCATTTGCATGTGACACGCGCTTTCTTAATCACGGCCTTTTGAAGACGTCGCCAACaggaggaggagcagcagcagcagcgggagcgGGAGTAGCGGACAATAACGTGAATTGAAAAATCAtgttccaaaagaaaaaaaaatgttaagacacgctgaaaaaaagattgaaacatCACCAGAAAAAGCGCCAAAAATCCCCTTTCTTTTGTGGAAAGAGATACGACAATGTTATACGACATGACACGACATAAACGACCCGACAAAACGGTCATTTCGTATACataatcattttctcttttaaaaaaataaaaaaaaaggggtagaaaatatttttttgactgGAAAGGATTGGAAAAATATCTCTCTCCGGATGACATGGGCGgagtaaaaaatttttctcaGGTAACACAGagatacatatatatatttattgtaCCCccctattttttgggggggaaaaaaacccacCCGCTGAGATAATCACgtgtttaaaaatgaaatagcgGCGGGTTAAATATACATAGGAGAGAAGAGATAGAACCGCTGtcattctctttctcccccctgattttattttatttaataaatgagTCGGAAATGAAACGCTATatagcacacacaaaaaaggggtGGGTGAGGGGCAGGGGGGACAACTACGCGCGGGCATAtctcaatttaaaaaggacacacgaaaaaaaagttcaaagagAAACCGGCTcctactttttgttttcaattggTCCTTATCGCTAATTATTCCGCCCATTTTTGGACAGTACACCCccctctttccttttctctttataTGTACTTCCTATAGATGTGTATACGTAAAAagatacaaatttaaatttcagaatATCTCcctctttttcattcttcatttgaatttgtttgactAAACGTGACACGGTCAGCTGTGGGGGGAAATGATGGGAGGGCGGTTATAACCCCCCAATaccctcaaaaaataaaatttaacatCAAATGTGTTACATCAAGGAAGGAAGAGAGAAATCTAAACATACCCGACGTCCGGCTTCGTTATTGTGTAGGTTCATCAAGCTGCGTCCTTGTTCGCGTGATCCTCGCTTGTAGTTCTTCTCACGTTCGCGGACGTCGACGAAGCCTTGCGTGAATCTTTAGAGATTCCGTCAAGAAGGAATTTGTGTGTCGGCGAGAAAAATTCGAGGAAAtagaaatcaatttctttttctttttctttttctttttctttttttgattgattggatttgatttttgttgattGGACTTACTTGTATCCATATTCAATGTTATCGCCGCAGCCGCCCCAAATCCATTCCTGGTTGAGATTCTTGGGTCGGAGGGCTCGGGAGCAGCCGCAAGACGAGAGTTGACCTTCTCGGCAGGCCCGTGAAATCGAGTGGACGACACCGGCGGCGGCGATCGAATGGGCGAACGCCGCTTCACGGCTccctatttttcattttttttttaaattcgaatCATGTCCGAAGAATTAATGATTGTAATCAAAACCCACGAATggaaagtaacaaaaaatataaaaatattcaattatatATAGACACGGAAAatgcaatcaaattcaatcagacatttttctttctcttggaTACAGCATTCCGTGTCTAAAGAAACTCCGGGGAAACAATCAAGGCGGGTCCGTCCCTCCTATGCAAATGATCTCGTCCATCATTTGCAATGACAAaccgaatcttttttttcttcttctcgcatTTTCATAATCAAGCGAGTCTGATtatattcaatcaaataattttacaaaCGTGCATAATATGGAGCGCGCCCCAATCTGTTACGGCCATTAAGAATATAATACGACCGAAAACCGTCATCCTCTTCACAAAAAGTTAtataagaagagagaaaaataaaattctaaaaaaggTCTGATTGTTTCCGATTCGGCGAGTAGATGtagtctgtctgtctgtctgtgtgctGGAAACTCATTCCTCCTCCTACCCGTTCCATTTCTATGCTAATGACCCACTCGACAATCGGAgagaaacagcagcagcagcagctctccgATTCTCTCTCGTGATATCTTTTTGATATCATCCCGACTATATAGTCTAAATAtagaaagaggagagaaaaaagatctaGACAATCATTTGATGTACAGACACGAGTATCGGGTCATCATCAGTTTGGCTTTTGATCGATGGAGCGCGctgccagccagccagccagcgtGCGCTGGGGGTGATGAATAGATGACGATATATAATATGTTATATGCGCTGCACGATATCGCAATGCCGGAAAAATCGACGGGGGCATATACTATACTGTATagtgtatatactatatacggAAATATCTATTcattggccctttttttttattattattattttcacccGATCCCCCCCCATTGATACGTTCAGTGGCTCTGCCAGATGACGTCCCTTATCCCCCCAAACTCCTGACTGATgtctttcaaaagaaaaaaaaaaggcaattttgAGCGACCATATGCTCTTGTGTAACACACGGCATCTGTtacgaaatccaaaaaaatttgCCTGGCCGTCCGTACCAATTTGTAAGACGGGTCCAAAGACGGTGGAATCTTCGACGGTGGAACAATTCCACCTCCTGTAGCGGAACTGCCACTGGCACTCGGCGATGCCGGCCCTGGCCCCGCGACCCACCGAGCTCATGTGATCCTGGTAGAGTTGGCACAATTTGGCCTGGCCAGGCGACAGCCCAGGGATTTGCGTGCACAGCGGCTGGGCTCCCACCATGTAGAGCTGAGGATTCCGCCACACCTCGTAGCCCTGGACGCCGAGATTCCtgacaggggaaaaaaatagaaaatagaaaagagaaaaagacgttttatttttaacaacttTTTCGGGAAGAAGTTAGTGAGCGAGAGGTGAAAAGAGCCAGTCGAGTCGACGAGAAACACGTCGCAAAAGAGGTCATCGTTAAcatttcagaaagaaaaagaagaaaaaaaggggaaacaacaTTCTTATATAGTAGCTGATGGCCATGGCCGCGTCTGGCAGTGTGTctagctgttgttgttgttacaagAAGAAGTGGAGGAATGAATCAAagagtgtatatatatatgtgtgctGGGGAGAGCAAACTTTTTCAGCAgcagaaaagaatataaacaagagtcacacacacagcacacacaagcAGTTGCACATAAATCTCCGTGCAACTGCGgacgaggggggaaaaataaattctgggcaagaaaataataaaaataaataatattcgAAATTAAAGTTGATGTGGAATTTTTTGGTGAATGCTGACGTCATTATAAGTTAGATTCTATTTTTTGGGAGTATATAAGgaactttgtctctttttttttcccagaaaaaacaatggagactgatgttgttttattttgtttgttttttttgtgtacaTTTCGCTGATTTCAATCAGGTTATTTCTCTGCTGGCTTATCTCTGTTGGACCATCTCTCTTTCCCAATGTTTTTGTCTTTGCGTCTCTCTGATACACAAATAGCTATACATACGAACAATCAATAACAGCCAAACAAAATGTCCttctcgattttcttttcttttttgtgcgACTCCGATGGaattttcgatttgtttttttgttttgaaaaaggaaatttttctgtggttttgtaagtttttaactttta
Coding sequences within it:
- the LOC124206063 gene encoding protein Wnt-7b-like, yielding MSPQLGPTTLLSLARHWHVLLLISLITPIGPFSSRSVMALSADLICGKIPGLTYKQRLLCAAKPDAMVAISNGAKLGLAECQEQFKYHRWNCTAIGSRNGFGHVVVVGSREAAYLYAVWSSGLTYAIAQACSQGAISSCGCDPTKRGGKDLVRSMRRSHRARNAANGANTNAGNGGGPVAAGGNGWKWGGCSADVRSGASLAKRFADSRETEGDDRSLMNLHNNKAGRKIVKSMLKKECKCHGVSGSCSLKTCWEKLPAFRDIGDALMKQYREAKAVVAKESRSGNDSKPRKLLTLQLRRKPHNKPRLSELVFLNSSPNYCEANPSTGSLGVVGRRCNRTSTGADGCNLLCCGRGYNTHQFNHVSHQCNCKFHWCCEVKCQTCTIKSEEYTCK
- the LOC124206062 gene encoding protein Wnt-5b-like is translated as MTRPQKRNQELTTDSEQSPRVQPQQQQQQQCQRRVADEAAPNCRTPSCSPSSSTSSSLLLFSWTILLLIASAPASSSTAIGNWMNLGVQGYEVWRNPQLYMVGAQPLCTQIPGLSPGQAKLCQLYQDHMSSVGRGARAGIAECQWQFRYRRWNCSTVEDSTVFGPVLQIGSREAAFAHSIAAAGVVHSISRACREGQLSSCGCSRALRPKNLNQEWIWGGCGDNIEYGYKFTQGFVDVREREKNYKRGSREQGRSLMNLHNNEAGRRAVIKKARVTCKCHGVSGSCSLVTCWQQLASFREIGDFMKDKYDGATEVRVNKRGRLQVKNAQYNLPTANDLVYLDESPDYCLRNKTIGSFGTYGRPCNRTSAGMDGCNLMCCGRGYNTLKTTVKERCKCKFHWCCHVECKTCIKTVDIHTCK